One window from the genome of Thermaerobacter marianensis DSM 12885 encodes:
- a CDS encoding histidine triad nucleotide-binding protein, producing MADCLFCRIVEGELPADKVYEDEHVVAFRDINPQAPQHVLVIPKRHIASLNEAGDEDVPVLGHLQRVIPEVARRVGVAESGYRVVVNTGRDALQTVFHVHYHVLGGRAMQWPPG from the coding sequence GTGGCGGACTGCCTGTTCTGCCGGATCGTCGAGGGCGAGTTGCCCGCCGACAAGGTCTACGAAGACGAGCACGTCGTGGCCTTTCGCGACATCAACCCCCAGGCACCCCAGCACGTCCTGGTGATCCCGAAGCGGCACATCGCCTCCCTCAACGAGGCCGGGGACGAGGACGTCCCCGTGCTGGGCCACCTGCAGCGGGTGATCCCCGAGGTCGCCCGCCGAGTGGGCGTGGCCGAGAGCGGGTACCGCGTGGTGGTCAACACCGGGCGGGATGCGTTGCAGACGGTCTTCCACGTGCACTACCACGTGCTGGGCGGCCGCGCCATGCAGTGGCCTCCCGGTTGA
- the rpsU gene encoding 30S ribosomal protein S21 — MAEIKRRENESLDDALRRFRQAMRKAGILSEVRRREHYDKPSVRRKKKSDAARRRRRGR, encoded by the coding sequence GTGGCCGAGATCAAGCGCCGGGAGAACGAGTCCCTGGACGACGCCCTGCGCCGGTTCCGCCAGGCCATGCGCAAGGCCGGCATCCTCAGCGAGGTGCGTCGCCGCGAGCACTACGACAAGCCCAGCGTCCGCCGCAAGAAGAAGAGCGACGCCGCCCGGCGTCGCCGGCGCGGCCGCTAG
- a CDS encoding 50S ribosomal protein L11 methyltransferase, with protein MRWLEMVIDVPAQAAEAAAAALLDVVGAGLAWEEREGTVRLRAYLPEEGFEERYRQLGERWRRVRQVFPAVGPWAPAVRARAEEEWAEAWKAYFQPLPVGRRLLVVPSWLRDRTDAGPRIPLILDPGMAFGTGQHASTRLALELLEEALDAMGRAPEAAGSGDALQGPGESRGGAEPTGGPAVAPGDGEPGAGVTVLDVGTGSGILAIAAALLGARPVLGIDVDPVAVKVARENAAVNGVADRVQVAGGTPADLRRQPPAGWSGHLPAAVTVANITAEVLAGMLDDLTALTRPGGVLILSGLLAGAPDTRDLEERGRALGWHVADRRQAEGWEAWRLRRRRT; from the coding sequence GTGCGCTGGCTGGAGATGGTGATCGACGTGCCGGCCCAGGCGGCCGAGGCGGCGGCCGCCGCGCTCCTGGATGTGGTGGGGGCCGGGCTGGCCTGGGAGGAGCGGGAGGGCACCGTGCGCCTCCGCGCCTACCTGCCGGAGGAGGGCTTCGAGGAACGCTACCGCCAGCTGGGCGAGCGGTGGCGCCGGGTCCGGCAGGTGTTCCCGGCGGTGGGACCGTGGGCGCCCGCCGTGCGGGCGCGGGCCGAGGAGGAGTGGGCGGAGGCCTGGAAGGCCTACTTCCAGCCCCTGCCGGTGGGGCGGCGCCTTCTGGTGGTGCCCAGCTGGCTGCGGGACCGGACCGACGCGGGCCCGCGGATCCCGCTGATCCTGGACCCGGGCATGGCGTTCGGCACGGGCCAGCACGCCTCCACCCGCTTGGCCCTGGAGCTGCTGGAAGAAGCCCTGGATGCCATGGGGCGGGCTCCGGAGGCCGCCGGGAGCGGTGACGCCCTCCAGGGCCCCGGGGAATCCCGCGGCGGTGCAGAGCCGACCGGCGGCCCGGCCGTGGCGCCAGGGGACGGGGAACCCGGGGCCGGCGTCACCGTGCTGGACGTGGGCACGGGCTCCGGCATCCTGGCCATCGCCGCCGCCCTGCTGGGTGCCCGCCCCGTTCTGGGCATCGACGTCGATCCCGTGGCCGTCAAGGTGGCACGGGAGAACGCCGCCGTCAACGGCGTGGCGGACCGGGTGCAGGTGGCGGGAGGGACCCCGGCGGACCTGCGGCGGCAGCCGCCGGCGGGCTGGTCCGGCCACCTGCCGGCCGCGGTGACGGTGGCCAACATCACCGCCGAAGTCCTGGCCGGGATGCTGGACGACCTGACCGCTCTCACCCGGCCCGGCGGCGTGCTGATCCTCTCCGGCCTGCTGGCCGGGGCGCCCGACACCCGCGATCTGGAAGAACGCGGCCGGGCGCTGGGGTGGCACGTCGCCGACCGCCGCCAGGCCGAGGGCTGGGAGGCCTGGCGCCTCAGGCGGCGCCGCACCTGA
- a CDS encoding D-alanine--D-alanine ligase family protein — MEEQAAARGPSTGAPGAGPDPGREPEGGPGPDGGAGPRGGGAGRRRLRVGILFGGRSGEHEVSLMSARSVYRAIDRERFEPVPIGITRAGQWILPRDAEALLEAGRGVEPADGVPLAVVPGPEGRRLLVLDGGPGGDGAGAGSSGTGDAGGAGAAGAPGGRWLEPLDVVFPVLHGTFGEDGTVQGLLELAGIPYVGAGVLGSAVGMDKAVMKELFRARGLPVVPFLVVTAARWRREPAAVIDEIEGALGYPCFTKPANLGSSVAIRRCRDRRQLEAGLAEAFAYDRKVVVERGVDARELEISVLGNDEPVASLPGEIRPRAEFYTYEAKYTEGGAELIVPASLPPRLVAEMQRLAVAAFQAIDAAGLARVDFFLERATGRLLVNEINTIPGFTALSMYPKLWEAAGLSYRDLITRLIELALERHGERARLRTSYGDGDGADGEGAEAGDHGAGAVGDGTGTAGGAGDPGGPGA, encoded by the coding sequence GTGGAGGAACAGGCGGCGGCCCGGGGCCCGAGCACGGGCGCTCCCGGGGCCGGTCCGGACCCCGGGAGGGAGCCGGAAGGCGGTCCGGGCCCGGACGGCGGTGCCGGTCCCCGGGGGGGCGGGGCCGGCCGGCGGCGGCTGCGGGTCGGCATCCTCTTCGGGGGCCGTTCGGGCGAGCACGAGGTTTCGCTGATGTCCGCCCGGTCGGTGTACCGGGCCATCGACCGGGAGCGGTTCGAGCCGGTCCCCATCGGCATCACCAGGGCGGGGCAGTGGATCCTGCCCCGGGACGCGGAGGCGCTGCTGGAGGCCGGCCGGGGGGTCGAACCGGCCGACGGCGTGCCTCTGGCCGTGGTACCCGGCCCGGAGGGGCGCCGGCTGCTGGTCCTGGACGGCGGGCCCGGCGGGGACGGCGCCGGGGCCGGTTCGTCCGGTACGGGCGACGCCGGCGGTGCAGGGGCGGCCGGCGCCCCGGGCGGGCGGTGGCTGGAGCCGCTGGACGTGGTCTTCCCGGTGCTTCACGGCACCTTCGGCGAGGACGGCACGGTGCAGGGGTTGTTGGAGCTGGCGGGCATCCCCTATGTGGGGGCCGGGGTCCTCGGCTCGGCGGTGGGGATGGACAAGGCCGTGATGAAAGAGCTGTTCCGGGCCCGGGGGCTGCCGGTGGTCCCCTTCCTGGTGGTGACCGCCGCCCGCTGGCGCCGGGAGCCGGCGGCCGTGATCGACGAGATCGAGGGCGCCCTGGGCTATCCTTGCTTCACCAAGCCCGCCAACCTGGGATCCAGCGTGGCCATCCGCCGGTGCCGCGACCGCCGGCAGCTGGAGGCCGGCCTGGCGGAAGCCTTCGCCTACGACCGCAAGGTCGTGGTGGAACGCGGCGTCGACGCCCGGGAGCTGGAGATCAGCGTCCTCGGCAACGACGAGCCGGTGGCCTCGCTGCCCGGGGAGATCCGGCCGCGGGCCGAGTTCTACACCTACGAGGCGAAGTACACCGAGGGCGGGGCGGAGCTCATCGTGCCGGCGTCCCTGCCGCCGCGGCTGGTGGCGGAGATGCAGCGGCTGGCGGTGGCGGCCTTCCAGGCCATCGACGCCGCCGGCCTGGCGCGGGTCGACTTCTTCCTCGAGCGGGCCACGGGCCGGCTGCTGGTCAACGAGATCAACACCATCCCCGGCTTCACCGCCCTCAGCATGTATCCGAAGCTCTGGGAGGCGGCGGGCCTGTCCTACCGCGACCTGATCACCCGGCTGATCGAGCTGGCGCTGGAACGGCACGGTGAAAGAGCCCGGCTGCGGACATCCTATGGAGACGGGGACGGAGCGGATGGCGAGGGGGCTGAAGCGGGTGACCACGGCGCCGGGGCGGTTGGAGACGGGACCGGGACGGCGGGCGGCGCCGGCGACCCCGGCGGGCCGGGTGCCTAG
- a CDS encoding RsmE family RNA methyltransferase: MFVPHVFVDRELEPGARAPLPADDAHHLLRVLRRGPGDQVVAVSPGGCRWLGQLEPGTPPHVVAQERLPSSEPPLHVTLGQGLPKGPKMEEVVRHGTEVGVSRFVPVLAARSVSRPEADAAARRLQRWQRIAREAARQAQRSAVPQVDPPRPLEGLLAEEGPWDLILMPWEEEESRGLREELEAVAAVWGRPAAGRRVLVLVGPEGGWDPAEVEAARRAGARVVTLGPRILRTETAGVLVAGLVLHVLGDLG; encoded by the coding sequence ATGTTCGTCCCCCACGTCTTCGTCGACCGGGAGTTGGAACCGGGCGCCCGGGCGCCCCTGCCCGCCGACGACGCCCACCACTTGCTGCGGGTGTTGCGCCGCGGCCCCGGGGACCAGGTGGTGGCCGTCTCGCCCGGGGGGTGCCGCTGGCTGGGCCAGCTGGAACCGGGGACGCCGCCCCACGTGGTGGCCCAGGAGCGCCTGCCGTCCAGCGAGCCGCCCCTGCACGTCACCCTGGGCCAGGGCCTGCCCAAAGGCCCCAAGATGGAGGAGGTCGTCCGCCACGGCACCGAGGTCGGCGTCAGCCGGTTCGTCCCGGTGCTGGCGGCCCGCTCCGTCAGCCGGCCGGAGGCCGATGCCGCAGCCCGGCGCCTCCAGCGGTGGCAGCGCATCGCCCGCGAGGCGGCGCGGCAAGCCCAGCGGTCGGCGGTGCCGCAGGTCGATCCGCCGCGGCCCCTGGAGGGCCTGCTGGCCGAGGAGGGGCCGTGGGACCTGATCCTCATGCCCTGGGAGGAAGAGGAAAGCCGCGGCCTGCGGGAGGAGCTGGAGGCCGTGGCCGCGGTCTGGGGCCGGCCCGCCGCCGGGCGGCGGGTGCTGGTCCTGGTGGGCCCCGAGGGCGGCTGGGACCCGGCGGAAGTTGAAGCCGCCCGCCGGGCCGGCGCCCGGGTGGTCACCCTGGGGCCGAGGATCCTCCGCACGGAGACGGCCGGGGTCCTGGTGGCCGGGCTGGTCCTGCACGTGCTGGGCGATCTGGGATAG